The genomic window CATTGCGACGCATCTGGATTCTAAAGGGCTGTTTGCCGGTATATTTATTGCTATTATTTGTGTGAAAATTTATCAGTTCTTTACGAAGCATAAGCTTGTGATCAAAATGCCGGAAGGAGTGCCGGACTTCGTTTCCAGTTCCTTCGAGCTGATTACGCCTACTGCAGCCATTGGTGTTTTGTTTATCACGATTCGAGCAATTACGGATGGAATGACAGGCGGTACCCTACTGCCTCAAGTGATTATGGAGATGTTAGCGCCAGCTATTGGCGGCTTGGATTCTATGTGGGTCATTTATCTGGTCTTGGTTTTGCGTCTGGTCTTCTGGTTTTTCGGGATTCATTCAGCAGTTTTATCCCCAATTTTATCCCCGATTGCCGTACAGTATCTATCTGAAAACATTGCGGCTCATGAAGCAGGCGAACCGTTGACACACGTGATCACGGGCGGAACCTTGTCTGCTTTTGCGAACTTTACAGGGTCAGGTGTAACGATTGGTTTAGTTATTGCTATGTTGGTTAGTAAGTCTTTGCGTTATAAAAAGGTGGGAGCGGTAGCCTTATTGCCATCCTTGTTTGGAATTAATGAGCCTGTTTTGTTTGGTGTACCGATCATTTTAAATCCGGTATTGATGATCCCGTTCATTTTTGGCGGTGCTTTCGTCGGAATGATCCCGATGATTTGCATGAAATTAGGTTTGTTGAATTACCCAATCTTTGATCCACCGTATGTTCCGGTATTTATGGAAGGCTTTTTGACAGGCTTCGATTGGCGAGCAATCATCATTCAGGTGGTTCAAGTTGGTTTATCCTTTGCCCTGTATCTACCTTTCTTCAAAGTGTTAGAGCGTCAAGAATTGGAACAAGAGAAAACAGCGAAAGAAGCAAGCACTGTTATTAGTGAAGAAGATGAAGCTTTGATAGCAGATCTGGATTTTTAAAAGTAGTAACGGTTACACAATGGATTTAGCATCTATTTACTAAAAGCATGGTTGGGAAGAAGCGGTGTCAACAAACCATTTTCTCAGCCATGTTTCATTTAGGAGGCAGAACGATGAAAGCACGTATGAAGCGTCTTAGAGAGCGAATGGCTGAGCAGTCGATCGATTATTTGCTTGTAACAGACAAGGCCAATCGTCGCTACTTATCAGGCTTTACTGGTTCGAATGGTTTCTTGCTTGTTGGGCAAAGTAAAAACTATCTGATTATTGATGGACGCTATACAGAGCAAGCACAACAGCAAGTAAAAGAAAGTGAAATTCTGACTATTTCAGCTTCAAAGAATCAATGGGATTATCTCTCTGAGATTACCTCACATAAAAAAATAGGCTTTGAAGTGGAGACGATTTCTTATACGACCTTTAAAGCATTAGAAGCCAAAGCAAAGGAATCAGGGAGTCAACTCATTGAAACAAAGCGTTGGATAGACGAATTGCGCATGGTTAAGTCCGAGCAAGAGCTTAGTTACCTGAGACAAGCTGCCAAGCTTGCGGATCAAACCTTTGCCTATATCACGACGATCATCAAGCCGGGCATGTCAGAGATTGATGTTGCAAACGAAATCGATTATTACAGTAAACGAATTGGCAGTGAAGGTCCGGCATTTGAAACAATTGTTGCTTCTGGCACTCGTACAGCACTGCCTCATGCACATGCTTCAAAAAAAATCATTCAGGAAAATGAATTGATCATGATCGACTTCGGATGTATTGTCAACGGCTATTATTCAGATATGACTCGGACATTTGCCTTGGGCTTGGTAGACGATACAATAAAAAATACCTATGAAAAGGTACTTGCTGCACAGAAGAAGGCAATTCAAGCTGTTCGTGTTGGAAAGGCTGTGAAGGAGCTTGATAAAATTGCTCGTGATTGTCTTACAAAAGAACAGTTGGGACGGTATTTTTCACATGGGTTAGGCCACGGAATTGGACTGACCTGCCATGAGTATCCAGCTGTTACTAGTGAGGCTGAAGAAGAAATCATTTCGGGCATGGTGTTTACAATAGAACCTGGTGTCTATCTTCCCGAAACGTTTGGTATTCGAATCGAGGATGATGTCTATATCAATTCAGAAGGTGTAGCAGAATGTCTGACACAAACAAAAAAAGAGTGGTTGGTGATTGAATGAAGCTAAAGAAACGATTGATCGAGTTGTCGAACATAGATGGAATTGCCGGGAGAGAAGACGCGGTCGGAAAATATCTTGCCACATCGATTTCACAAAACAGCGAGCAAGATGCATTCAAAAATTATTATTTTGGAGACCTAACTACAGAAAAAAAGAAGATTGCCGTGTATGCTCATTTGGATGAGGTTGGTTTTTTTGTACGAGACATCAATCCGGAGGGCTTCATCTATTTTCAGCCTCTCGGAGGTTGGTGGGGACATGTGATGTTGGGGCAATCCGTTCGTATTACTGCGCGGAAAAACAAGCGTGTCGTTCAAGGAATCATAGGAACGTTACCGGAAGGGTCGGTAATGGGAGAAGCGGTTGTTTCCATTGATAAGATGTATATCGATTTAGGTGTAGAGAGTAGAGAGGAGGTTGCGGAGCTAGGCATTCAGATTGGCGATATGATCACACCGAATACACTTGCCAGTGAAAGTGTTAACGGAAAATATATTATCGGTAAAGCGCTGGATAATCGAGTTGGTTGTAGTGTAATGGCAGAGGTGTTGGATTACTTTTACGAGCACCCATTGTCGCAACTAGAGGTGATCGGTGTAGCCACCGCTCAAGAAGAGGTTGGTACTCGAGGCTCTAAGGTGGCCGCACCGAGAGTTCGAGGCGATATCAATATTATTATTGATGTAGCTAATGGGAAGGATACGCCTAAAGCAGCGGCCAGAAAAACAAGGATATTAGGGAAAGGGCCAGGTATCTGTCTTTATGACAAAACAGCTCTCGCCAATATGGAGCTGGCAGATGCCTTACAAGAGACCGCTGAAGAGGAGCAGGTACCTTGGCAATTTGATCAGCTTACTGGTGGCGGAACCGACGCCGGAGCTATTCAACTCTATGAAGGCCAGCCGACAATCGTTTTAAGTATTCCCGTTCGTTACTGTCATTCGTGGCATTCATTGGTTAGTATAGACGATTGTAAGAACACGATAGCGCTGATTTGTCGTTACATTGAAAAGGTAGAGAGAAAGCTGAGGGATTCAGATGACACACTTTGATCGCATCGTATCAAGGTACGGAACTTATTCAACGCAATGGGACTATGTACAGGACCGTTTCGGAGAGAAAGAGCTGTTACCATTTTCAATTTCCGACATGGATTTTGAAATCCCTAGCGGCACAAAAGAAGTACTCGCCCATGCAGTAGAAAGAGGGCTGTTTGGCTATACGCGTTGGAATCACCATGCCTTCAAAGGCGCTATCCGTAGTTGGTTTCAGCGACGTTTCCAAACAGAACTGGAGGAAGAATGGATCAGCTACAGTCCAAGTGTCATCTATAGCCTCTCGGTATTTATTCAACTGCTGTCAAGAAAAGGCGGGAAGGTTGTCACACTGACCCCTTGTTACGATGCTTTTTTCAATGTACTGAAAGAAAATCATCAAGAGCTACTTGCTGTCAGTTTACAAAGAGAAGCAAAGTTCAGTATTGATTTCAATGAGTTAGAGGAATGCTTTAAAAGAGAAAACCCCGAAATATTTCTGCTGTGTAATCCTCATAATCCGACAGGTAGAGCCTTTACGGAAGAAGAGCTAGGTTGTATGGTCGACCTATGCAATCAGTATCAAGTGGCAATTATCAGTGATGAGATCCATATGGATATTTTGCGAAAAGGAATTTCCCATATCCCGATTCTCGCCCTTAAGGATAAAATCAAGGTTCCTGTTGTTCTGCTATCTTCTGCATCGAAAACCTTCAATAGCCCTGGGTTGGGTTGTTCATATACGATTGTTCCAGATGACCAATTGAGAGAGCAGTTTTTGAAGGTGCTCAAAGGTCGAGATGGTTTGTCCTCTGTTCCTTATTTAGGCATGTTGGCATTACAAGATTGCTATAACAATCAGGAAGGATGGTTGAATGAACTGAATCAATACCTTGATGGAAACTTTCAAGTAATGACTGATTTATTAAAATCAACGGATTCCATCATTTCTTATATACCAGAAGCAACCTATCTTGCCTGGTTAGATCTTACCAATGTTCCCTTTTCGATGGACAAGTTGCAGCAGATTCTTGTTCATCAGGAAAAAGTAGCGATCATGAGGGGCGATACCTATGGAGAAGAAGGCAAAAAGTATCTCCGATTAAATTTGGGCGCACCAAGAGAAAAAATTATTGATGGGCTGGAGCGGTTATTAAGAGCTGTTCAATGAGAGTGGCAAAGAAGTGTGCACCACTGAGAAATACGTGTCAATTTATGGAAACTACTTGTAAAGGTTTATGAGATGCCCCCGTTTTCGCAGAAGGTACCATTATTATATGGTCGTGTTTCCTGCATAACGGGTGTTTTTCTAAGATTCTTTAAATGAATAGACTAAGCCGCGAAGTCCTCCTGTCAGATGGGCTTCGCGGCTTAGTCTATTTATTCACTTTTGTGATCGATTCTTTTTAGCATTTTTTCATAGTATTTTTTTTCAATCGCTGCTTTTATATAGCTCAGCTCATCTTCTTGAGGTAATGGTTGAGTATAAAGAGTCGGAAGATCAATTGAATAAGGAGTGTATGTATCACTAATAAGTAGATCGGCTTGTGTTTCATCTGTCACAATTGTGACTGGCACCATACTGAACTTAGTGACCTTTTCTTGCAAATAAGTCGTCGCTAGATAACCGAGTTTCGAAAAAATATGGATGCGAACGGGCTGATTAAAACTTGTAAGAAAGCTATGTATAAAAAAGGTGTATCCTAAAGAAAATGTAGCAGTAAATCCTTTGGGACTAAATGAGTGAAACAGAGGTTCCGCTGTTATCTCCTCAAAAAAAACATCGATTTTTTTATTTAACGCATCATTTTCTAAAATCACTAAATTATAGTCAGACATTCGACGAATCCAATGAACCTGCCCTTTAAAAACGAAACTTACCGCATGAGCATTGAGTATCACTTGATACATATAATTGAAACCAGAAGAGTCAATGGTCAATTGGAAAAAATCAATAAAGTGGGTAATCCACATAAATGAGATCTTCTCAATCGTAGTTTCAAATTGATCTATAGTATCGGGAATAGTAACCTTTGAAATTATCTGTTGATCGGAGAAAAGCCCCATTATTGAGTTGAAGATGACATAGAGACAGTGCTTTTCGTTGGCTAATAGTTCTTCTTCCAAAGCAAATTCATGAAACAACTGTTCAAATATGTTATTCCAAGAATAAAGAAAATCTGATTCTGCGATAGGAAAAGTTTTAATGCTATCTATTTCGTCTCGTTGAGTAATGTAATTTTTAGCATGTAGTCGAAAGTAAGTAATGGTAAGCCACAGATTAGTAAAAGTAGGATATCTTTTCTCCCCATTGACCGTTAGAAAATTGGGGATGCTTAGATAATTTTGGACATCATTTAACAAGTAATAGTAAAATGTCCGAATTTGACGTTCAGAACCACGAAATTTTTTTTCAGATTTTAAGTCTAAATCAATTTGCAGAACTTGAAGGTGTTCTTTTAGCTGAGGAAGCTTTCGATAGACAGATGGGATACTAATGAAATTCTTTTCAGCAAAATCTTCGATCGAGATAAATTGTCCCATTAGAATCTCGATCATCAATTTGAAATTGATGGATCGTTCATAATACATAGCTTTGAAAGCATTTCTGTCAAAATTAAATGGGACAATTAGTGTGATACTTCCTTGAGAGTCCACCTGTAAATCCAGTTTCACTGGTGCGTTTATCTGTCGATTATCTTCCATAATACGAAGCAGATATTTATGAATAATTCTTCTATCTGTACTCAATTTTTTTGAAAGATAAGCAATTGTCAAATCAGGATTGCTTCGCTCTTTTAGCAAAACAAGGAGTAGATCATAAGCTCGGCTGTCATCCTTCTCAAATAATTTCACCTTAAGACCCCCTTGATAGAAACAATGATAAAATGGTAGAACTTTCTTTTTTACTATATCACAATTTATTTTTGATTGTATAATCGATAAATATAATTATTATCGTTTTTTACATAAAAATATAGGAGAAGTGTTATTGTTTGGCGATTAAAAATAGTATAAATTATTTTGTGGGAGAAAAACTTTAATAGAATGTGGAATGAAACGGTGGGGGAAAGATGTTTTTTTCTTTTATGTAGCGCATTTAAGAGAAATAAAGAGGAATTTATCATGCTGTAAAAAAAATATTTTGTTTTAACTGTAAATTTAAAAATATTTCAATAAAACGATTATATTAACATGATAATGCACTTTGTTTATTTAGTCTACAAGGAAAACAATAATATTTTTTCATTATTTTGCGAATAAATAGAAAAAAATGAGAATTTATTGTAAGAAACAAGCTTTTTTTTACGCCGTCAAAAAAATAGTCAAAAATTGAATGCGAATGAGGGAGATTTTTATGCCTAGAAAAGGTGAGAATATTTACAAAAGAAAAGATGGTCGTTATGAAGGCCGATATATAAAAGCTCGATCCTTGGATGGTCAAATCAAGTATGGCTATATCTATGGGAAAAAGTATGCGGATGTAAAGCAAGAGTTGACCTTGCTCAAAGCTCAATTCACGTTTGCACAGAACAAGAGATTGAATGCTTCAGAAACAGTAAGAAGCTGGATGCTTTATTGGATAGAAACGAGTATTAAAAACCAGGTAAAGTTATCTACATATATGAACTATCGTGGTCATCTAGAGCGTTATATACTACCAAGTCTTGGAGAAAAGCAATTGATTGCTTTACAATCCCAAGATGTTGAACGGTTTATAAAATATCTCTCTTCTCTAGAATTATCGCCTTTGACTATCCGATGTATTTTCAATATTTTAAAAAGCGGGTTAAAAAAAGCACGACTTTCTTCTTATATATATGAGAATCCTTGTGACAATGTCAGTTTACCAAAATTTAATCGAAAAAAGGTGACTGCTTTAGATATCGATACACAAAAAGAGTTAGAGCATTTAGCGTTAGAAAAGGGCTGCTTCGCGATTATTCTTTCCTTATATACAGGAATGAGAATCGGTGAAATCAGCGGGCTGAAATGGTCAGATATTGATTTTAAAAATGATGTGCTTTATGTTAATCAGATTGTTGTACGTGTACCAGTACCAGATCAACACTTTAAAACCAAAGTAATGTTGGGTTCTCCTAAAACTAGAGCCTCTATTCGGGCAATTCCGATTGCACCGAATTTGAAACGCTATTTGAAAACGATCAGAACAAACAAATCTGAATTTGTTATTCCTTGTGGCGACAGTTTTTCAGAGCCGCGAATCATCAACTACCATTTCAAAAAAATCGTGGAACAGATGGGACGCAAAGAGATTCACTTTCATATGCTTCGCCATACATTTGCGACAAGGTGCGTAGAGAAAGGGGTCGATATTGCTTCGCTAAGCATGATTCTCGGGCATTCTTCAACAAAAATGACATTGGATACATATACTGATTCTATGTGGGAAACAAGGAAGCAAGCAGTATCTATTATTGATAAACAGCTTCAAGACAACGATTTCTTCAATAATTTTATGAAAAAAGTTAGCTGACTTATTAGCTGATAAAAGTTGGGCAAATGAGGAAATGACCTCTTGCCCAGCTTTTTTATTATTTAAATAACAAAAGTTCTTTATTTTTTCGCCGTCATAAGCCCCGTCAGTATGGGGCAAATAGATTGCTATTTTAATGAAAATCAGCAGTTTTCTTAAATGCGCTACATTTAAGAAAACTGCTGATAAAAAAGAACGATTAAGGTTCTTAATTGACTTTTTATTTTATATTAATATGTTTTTTTCTGCAAATATTTGACACTGAGAAAAGAAAGGAAAAAAAGCATGTTTACACTTAATTGTATTTCACTTATTGACGAGCCATTAGTAGAAACATACATGAACAAATTCACTCGTTTAGGTTACTGCGTAACAGCAAGTAATTCTTTTTCAGAAATAGAGCAAGAAAAAAATGTGGATGGATTTGTTATTTTTGAAGAGAATTTAAGCAATATCAGTGAAATTTGCAAATGTATGATTGAGTGGAAAAAACAATCAGAAGCATTGATTTGGATCATTCTTTCAGGACAAGAGCCTTTCACGAAAATGATTTACCTGCAGGTAGGTGCGGATGCTGTATTCACTTACGAGTCAGAAATTGAAGAAAATATTTTGACTATATCGAATGCGCTTAAAAGATATAAATCTGCTAAGAAGCTTCGACAAGTAAAACAGTCGGTGGAAGACAATAAGTTACTTAGACTGAATTCGATGAATCTCAGTGCCATCATTGATGGCTCAAAAGAAGTTCCTTTGACCAGAATAGAGTATAAGATCATGGAATTGCTGATGCAAAATCCTAACATCGCTATTTCTTATCAAGAGATTTGCAAGGAAATCTGGGATAGTGAATGCGATCAAAATAAGTTTCGTGTATCGAATGTCATCTTTCATTTAAGAAAAAAATTGGAAGATAATCCAATTGAGCCAAGATTCATAAAGACGATTCGCTCAAAAGGGTATCTGATAAATGTGTAACCTGCTTTGAATTTCGTCTGAGTAAAAAGGCTGCTCATGAAAATTTAAGTTTTGAGGAAGGAGCGTGTATGAAATGGGAACAATAGGGATTGTAAACATAACGGGAGAACTCGATGAAGAATACATAAAATTATTAAAACAGGAAGATTATCAGGTTATATCAATTGAACCGGAAACCAATATAAATACTGTTTCGAAGAAAATTGATGGGGTAATTATTTTTGATGAGGAGCAAAAAAATGTTGGAGAGACATGTAATTTGATTCTAAAAATCAAAAATGCTTCGATTCCGTTTGTATGGACTTTTTCAAGAGAAATTCCAGAAGTGAATCGTTTAGTTTACTTGCAACTCGGGGCTATAGGGAATTTTCATACGGAATGTGAACCAGAGGAGATGAGGCTGATTATTCGAAATACGATGATGAGTCGGAATAACACTAGCACTATAGTTGAAAAGAGTGAAATATCAGATGTAAAAAAAGCAGATTTTGAACTTTTGATCGATAACCGAAGTGTAGTGATTAATGGAGATAATGAGGTCAGTCTCACGAGACTAGAGTACCAACTGTTGGACTTGCTTTTTAGAAGAGAAAGAAAAGCGGTCACCTACGAAGAAATCCATGAGGAAATCTGGGGACAAAAGAAACCATTTTCCCGAGCGCGTATTGCCAATCTCATGTTTCATCTAAGACAAAAAATGGAAATTAATCCACTTCGTCCAAACTATATAAGAACAGTTCGCTCGAAGGGATATATGCTCGACTTAGGGAGTTCCTCAGAAAAGTAATATAGAATTTCATTTCCTGAAATGGCTGGATCAAACACACTATGAAATCTAATGATCTTGTTCCTTTGAAGGGAATTGAAATAGATGTATCTTTATCAATCGGTAAGATACACAAATATTGAGGAAAGGAGGAGAAAAATGAAGCGAATCAAAAGATATTCTGTTTTTGTTGTACTTGCTTTTTTATTGAGTGTGGTTGCTTATCTATCGTTGAACAAAGGCACAATTCATGCATCGGAAGATAAGTATTCGATAAGCGTCGGTGCTATGAAAGATGAAGTAAATCCGATAATGATAGAACTTAAAAATGTGGAAGATGAAATGTTTATTGTTGATTTCCAACATACAGACCCTGTTTCAGAGGAAGCGTTACTAGCAAGTGTCAATAAGGATTTTAGTGGAAAGGTCACCGTTACTGATTTAGACGAAGGACAGAAGCAAGTAACGGTTACTGACGGAAATGGACAAGAAAGTCTAATTTTTAGTCTGAATGTTGGTGGGTATGGTGACAGCAGGATTGTGTTGAAAGATATGAAGAATAACATTTTGTCACAGGCAGCTTATTCCTTTGATGACAAATTGGTTGCCCCTCCAACACAAACATTAACTGCTTATCGGACAAATGAGCGGATAGCATTAAGAAACTCTAAGTCTCATGATCTTCCAACTCAAGATGAAATTGATGCAGCAAATGATGCAGCAAACGCACGATTTGGTTTTGATCCTACAGTAAAAATAGCTACTGTTTCTAACTGGTTGGATTTTTACACAGCCTATAATACAGCAGATGTCACTAAAATTGTCCTATTAAATAATATTCAAAAGGATACATCTGGTTCATCAAATCTGAATGCCCGTTCCACATCAATTGAAATTGATGGACAAGGATATACCTTAAATCTTTCTAGAGGAACAACCGGAACGACAGAAACGCTAGAATTAGCTGATAACGGAACAGCGTTTTTTCATATGCATGATATAAAGATAACGCAATATATCAGTCGTGGCTCATTAGCAGCAGGTGGTGATACAGATGCGTTTATCGGTGGTACGGGAGGCTATGCTTCTCGTGAGGTTCTATCTGGTAGAGCTAATTTTGCGTTCCGTTTTGGAAATGTGACAACGATTACTGAAAGTAAGGGATCATCCGGATCTAATTGGGGAATTCATCGTTTATTAAGAGCGGGTAGAGCTGAAGTAACGATGTATGGAGATAATTCCATTGAATCTGCCTCAGAAAATTTTTATCTGGGTAGCTTAATTGTTGAAGAAAAGACACGGTATTTTGGAGAAATATATAGCAACAATTACTCCGTTGTTTGGTATAGAACAAGTGCTACCTATTCCAGTTCAAATGCAACAGATACTGGAGCGTCTGAAGAAGCAACTATGAAGAAGAATAGTTTTGTTTACTTGAAAAATACAAATGCAAGTTCTTATCGTTATCCAGGATTATATGCAAATGTGAAGGACATTGTTTTGGAAGAAGGCTCTACTTACTCGACCAATTTCCCAGGTAATGCAGTTTCACTTTATCGTGAGGGAGCATCTCTTAGGATCAAAAATGGAGCGACTGGTAACTTCTTAACTTATGAAAATTCAGCAGTTATTCAGTTTGCAAATAAAGACACAAATGTAACTGTTGAACCAGGTGGAAATATCTATGTATCTGGAAATGTGGATAATGGTACTTCAGCAACTTCCAGCAACTCTAGCTCTCGTCTAGGATTGATAGACTTTGTTGGATCAGATTATACACAAGAAGGTCAAGCTCCATATTCTAATATTGCATCAAATACGACGAATAATCGAACCTTTATTATGAATAGTCCTGGGTCCTATGACTTTAATAACAAGTTTAATAATACAGCGAATTACCGTTCCAGGGTATTGGAGCTACAGGATGACAGAGGGTTAAAATTTGAGATTACCGATACAGATGTAGATATTTGGAATACTAATATTTTATCCACTAGCCCATCCAGCTTTTCTTATTCAAAAGTTGCTAGTTTTAGCATTGAAGGAGCTAGTTCTAGTAAGATAAGTAGTTCGAATAGTGCGCTACAGGCAAACTTTACCTCACCGAATAATTTCCGAAGAATTTCTGGGTTTAATGTTCCGCCAACAATCGAATGGTTTCCAGTAACAGATGCTGATAAAGGGTATAAAGTTCGTATTTTAGTTGGGAATATGCCAGATAGTTTTGACAGTGTTTCAGGAGAGATTATTTATGTACCTGTGTATGCCGGAGTTGATCAAGTGCAAGTAACCTTTACAGATTCTAGAGGTAATACGGTTGGACCAATCGGAACCGATGCTAATGGCTATGTAGAAGTAACCAATGCAGATGGAGATTTTAATTTAGCTGATCAAGATATTAAAGCCAGTGCGGTTCGTGGTCCTTGGGTAAGTGAACTTACAACGAATGTGATCGATATCACACCGCCCGAGCCGGCAGAGCTCATAGCAGGAAAAATAACGAACGCAACCAAGCAATTGATTGCTGAAAATCTTGAAGCCAATGCAAAGGTATTCTTAACTATTTCGGGAACAACAGCGAACGCCGGGACGCTTGTCCCTGCTGGAACGGTTGGCGCTGACGGAAAATGGACACATAATTTGTCTGAATATCTAAATAGTGGTGATAGTGTAACGATTTATCTACAAGATAATGCCGGAGAAGCTGTAGCTGGTTCGAATGACACACACGAATTACTTCCAGCTGCACCCTCAACAAACAGCGTAAATGGAAATATCAATCCTTATCCAAACGATTTAAATTATCGTGACGCAACATTTAAAAAAGCAGCAAATTATGTCGTTGAAGATGTCATTCCTGATGACCCGAGTCTTACAAAGTCAGTTATTTCCAGTGGTGGCACAACCACATCTGTTGGTGATACTTTAACGTATACATTAACAGGCAGAAATAACAAAGCTGATTCTGAGGATTGGGGGGATGTTGTGTTAGAAGATACACTGCCGGAAGGTCTGGATTTTGATGCGAATAATCATGGGATCACGATCAAAAAAGTGAATGCTCTCGGAGTGGAAACTGAGGTTCCTCTTGAGACAGATTCCTTTGAGTACAATACAACAACACGTCTCTTAAAAATCAAAGTCGGAAATGTTCCTACCATGAATGGCTTTATTGCAACATTCAAGGTTACTGTAAACAATAGCAAGATTGGTCAAGATATTGAGAATTCAGCCGATGCAAAAGGTTT from Enterococcus sp. 9E7_DIV0242 includes these protein-coding regions:
- a CDS encoding PTS sugar transporter subunit IIC, which gives rise to MEQQKVSAFDKVEGFIRKTLVPVANKVDNNVYLTAIKKGMVVLTPALLLGSIAAIFPSIPEFIKVSAIQNWFDQYGYIFGLLSKVSLGLVGLYAVLAIAYFLSEQLKLYTIGSMILAAIGFLLVAMDVDENGNIIATHLDSKGLFAGIFIAIICVKIYQFFTKHKLVIKMPEGVPDFVSSSFELITPTAAIGVLFITIRAITDGMTGGTLLPQVIMEMLAPAIGGLDSMWVIYLVLVLRLVFWFFGIHSAVLSPILSPIAVQYLSENIAAHEAGEPLTHVITGGTLSAFANFTGSGVTIGLVIAMLVSKSLRYKKVGAVALLPSLFGINEPVLFGVPIILNPVLMIPFIFGGAFVGMIPMICMKLGLLNYPIFDPPYVPVFMEGFLTGFDWRAIIIQVVQVGLSFALYLPFFKVLERQELEQEKTAKEASTVISEEDEALIADLDF
- a CDS encoding M42 family metallopeptidase gives rise to the protein MKLKKRLIELSNIDGIAGREDAVGKYLATSISQNSEQDAFKNYYFGDLTTEKKKIAVYAHLDEVGFFVRDINPEGFIYFQPLGGWWGHVMLGQSVRITARKNKRVVQGIIGTLPEGSVMGEAVVSIDKMYIDLGVESREEVAELGIQIGDMITPNTLASESVNGKYIIGKALDNRVGCSVMAEVLDYFYEHPLSQLEVIGVATAQEEVGTRGSKVAAPRVRGDINIIIDVANGKDTPKAAARKTRILGKGPGICLYDKTALANMELADALQETAEEEQVPWQFDQLTGGGTDAGAIQLYEGQPTIVLSIPVRYCHSWHSLVSIDDCKNTIALICRYIEKVERKLRDSDDTL
- a CDS encoding winged helix-turn-helix domain-containing protein codes for the protein MFTLNCISLIDEPLVETYMNKFTRLGYCVTASNSFSEIEQEKNVDGFVIFEENLSNISEICKCMIEWKKQSEALIWIILSGQEPFTKMIYLQVGADAVFTYESEIEENILTISNALKRYKSAKKLRQVKQSVEDNKLLRLNSMNLSAIIDGSKEVPLTRIEYKIMELLMQNPNIAISYQEICKEIWDSECDQNKFRVSNVIFHLRKKLEDNPIEPRFIKTIRSKGYLINV
- a CDS encoding M24 family metallopeptidase, which encodes MKARMKRLRERMAEQSIDYLLVTDKANRRYLSGFTGSNGFLLVGQSKNYLIIDGRYTEQAQQQVKESEILTISASKNQWDYLSEITSHKKIGFEVETISYTTFKALEAKAKESGSQLIETKRWIDELRMVKSEQELSYLRQAAKLADQTFAYITTIIKPGMSEIDVANEIDYYSKRIGSEGPAFETIVASGTRTALPHAHASKKIIQENELIMIDFGCIVNGYYSDMTRTFALGLVDDTIKNTYEKVLAAQKKAIQAVRVGKAVKELDKIARDCLTKEQLGRYFSHGLGHGIGLTCHEYPAVTSEAEEEIISGMVFTIEPGVYLPETFGIRIEDDVYINSEGVAECLTQTKKEWLVIE
- a CDS encoding tyrosine-type recombinase/integrase; amino-acid sequence: MPRKGENIYKRKDGRYEGRYIKARSLDGQIKYGYIYGKKYADVKQELTLLKAQFTFAQNKRLNASETVRSWMLYWIETSIKNQVKLSTYMNYRGHLERYILPSLGEKQLIALQSQDVERFIKYLSSLELSPLTIRCIFNILKSGLKKARLSSYIYENPCDNVSLPKFNRKKVTALDIDTQKELEHLALEKGCFAIILSLYTGMRIGEISGLKWSDIDFKNDVLYVNQIVVRVPVPDQHFKTKVMLGSPKTRASIRAIPIAPNLKRYLKTIRTNKSEFVIPCGDSFSEPRIINYHFKKIVEQMGRKEIHFHMLRHTFATRCVEKGVDIASLSMILGHSSTKMTLDTYTDSMWETRKQAVSIIDKQLQDNDFFNNFMKKVS
- a CDS encoding winged helix-turn-helix domain-containing protein; the protein is MGTIGIVNITGELDEEYIKLLKQEDYQVISIEPETNINTVSKKIDGVIIFDEEQKNVGETCNLILKIKNASIPFVWTFSREIPEVNRLVYLQLGAIGNFHTECEPEEMRLIIRNTMMSRNNTSTIVEKSEISDVKKADFELLIDNRSVVINGDNEVSLTRLEYQLLDLLFRRERKAVTYEEIHEEIWGQKKPFSRARIANLMFHLRQKMEINPLRPNYIRTVRSKGYMLDLGSSSEK
- a CDS encoding helix-turn-helix domain-containing protein; its protein translation is MKLFEKDDSRAYDLLLVLLKERSNPDLTIAYLSKKLSTDRRIIHKYLLRIMEDNRQINAPVKLDLQVDSQGSITLIVPFNFDRNAFKAMYYERSINFKLMIEILMGQFISIEDFAEKNFISIPSVYRKLPQLKEHLQVLQIDLDLKSEKKFRGSERQIRTFYYYLLNDVQNYLSIPNFLTVNGEKRYPTFTNLWLTITYFRLHAKNYITQRDEIDSIKTFPIAESDFLYSWNNIFEQLFHEFALEEELLANEKHCLYVIFNSIMGLFSDQQIISKVTIPDTIDQFETTIEKISFMWITHFIDFFQLTIDSSGFNYMYQVILNAHAVSFVFKGQVHWIRRMSDYNLVILENDALNKKIDVFFEEITAEPLFHSFSPKGFTATFSLGYTFFIHSFLTSFNQPVRIHIFSKLGYLATTYLQEKVTKFSMVPVTIVTDETQADLLISDTYTPYSIDLPTLYTQPLPQEDELSYIKAAIEKKYYEKMLKRIDHKSE
- a CDS encoding MalY/PatB family protein gives rise to the protein MTHFDRIVSRYGTYSTQWDYVQDRFGEKELLPFSISDMDFEIPSGTKEVLAHAVERGLFGYTRWNHHAFKGAIRSWFQRRFQTELEEEWISYSPSVIYSLSVFIQLLSRKGGKVVTLTPCYDAFFNVLKENHQELLAVSLQREAKFSIDFNELEECFKRENPEIFLLCNPHNPTGRAFTEEELGCMVDLCNQYQVAIISDEIHMDILRKGISHIPILALKDKIKVPVVLLSSASKTFNSPGLGCSYTIVPDDQLREQFLKVLKGRDGLSSVPYLGMLALQDCYNNQEGWLNELNQYLDGNFQVMTDLLKSTDSIISYIPEATYLAWLDLTNVPFSMDKLQQILVHQEKVAIMRGDTYGEEGKKYLRLNLGAPREKIIDGLERLLRAVQ